A DNA window from Burkholderia sp. HI2500 contains the following coding sequences:
- a CDS encoding NRDE family protein, translating into MCLIAFDWQPDVAAGPVFTLTANRDEFFRRTSAPLSWWEDVPGVLAGRDLEAGGTWLGVSRDGRFAALTNYRAPFDIRAGAPTRGKLVSDFLGGPSVAPLDYLGRLAEHAAVYNGFNLLVGDWRRRELAWFCNRAPEGESAVSAPVAVAPGVHALSNARLDTPWPKVVRKRAELGTLLTDNPTPSLDELIALMRDPHVADDDALPHTGIPIERERALSAAFIETPEYGTRGTTALRVTMKEGVRLTVEIKERCDDDGSHRTVRPGTFERAFTFDLDATPPR; encoded by the coding sequence ATGTGTCTGATTGCCTTCGACTGGCAGCCCGATGTCGCCGCCGGTCCCGTCTTTACCCTCACTGCCAATCGTGACGAGTTCTTTCGTCGGACCAGCGCGCCGCTCTCGTGGTGGGAAGATGTACCGGGCGTGCTGGCCGGCCGCGATCTCGAAGCGGGCGGCACGTGGCTCGGCGTATCGCGCGACGGCCGTTTCGCCGCGCTGACGAACTACCGCGCGCCGTTCGACATCCGCGCGGGCGCGCCGACCCGCGGCAAGCTCGTGTCCGACTTCCTCGGCGGCCCGTCCGTCGCGCCGCTCGACTACCTCGGGCGGCTCGCGGAGCATGCGGCCGTCTACAACGGCTTCAACCTGCTCGTCGGCGACTGGCGACGGCGTGAGCTCGCGTGGTTCTGCAATCGCGCGCCCGAAGGCGAAAGTGCTGTCTCCGCACCCGTCGCGGTCGCGCCCGGCGTGCATGCGTTGTCGAATGCGCGACTCGATACGCCCTGGCCGAAAGTGGTGCGCAAGCGCGCGGAGCTCGGCACGCTGCTCACCGACAATCCGACCCCGTCGCTCGACGAACTGATCGCGCTGATGCGCGACCCGCATGTCGCGGACGACGACGCACTGCCGCACACCGGCATTCCGATCGAGCGCGAGCGTGCGCTGTCGGCTGCGTTCATCGAGACGCCTGAATACGGTACGCGCGGCACGACCGCGCTGCGCGTCACGATGAAGGAAGGCGTGCGGCTGACGGTCGAGATCAAGGAGCGCTGCGACGACGACGGCTCGCACCGCACCGTTCGCCCGGGCACGTTCGAGCGCGCGTTCACGTTCGACCTCGACGCCACGCCGCCGCGCTGA
- a CDS encoding GNAT family N-acetyltransferase, producing the protein MTNGEVETGDWTVLGGDAARIRDAVFVREQQIPPEWELDDDDPLSLHAVAYRVDAATGARRAVATGRLLPSGTIGRVAVLADARGQGVGSAVLNALLEAARRRGEIVVRLYAQDSAVSFYLRHGFAAVGEPFVEAGVPHVEMARAP; encoded by the coding sequence ATGACGAACGGCGAGGTGGAAACGGGCGACTGGACGGTCCTGGGCGGCGACGCCGCGCGGATCCGCGACGCGGTATTCGTGCGCGAGCAGCAGATACCGCCGGAATGGGAACTCGACGACGACGATCCGTTGTCGCTTCATGCGGTGGCGTACCGCGTCGATGCGGCGACCGGCGCGCGCCGCGCGGTCGCGACGGGGCGGCTGCTGCCGTCCGGCACGATCGGCCGCGTCGCGGTGCTGGCCGATGCGCGCGGGCAGGGCGTCGGATCAGCGGTGCTGAACGCGCTGCTGGAGGCGGCGCGGCGTCGCGGCGAAATCGTCGTACGGCTCTACGCGCAGGATTCGGCCGTGTCGTTCTACCTGCGGCACGGCTTCGCGGCGGTCGGTGAACCGTTCGTCGAAGCCGGTGTGCCGCACGTCGAGATGGCGCGCGCGCCGTAG
- a CDS encoding alpha/beta hydrolase translates to MPLNPKIAQVLDMIERAKRPSYHHQTPQQARAAYEKSAPILDVAPAPMHSVEACVVPTRDGRTIGARLYLPVAPSLAEPLPALVYYHGGGFTVGSVDTHDALCRMFAHDAQCAVLSVGYRLAPEHRFPTAVNDADDALQWLHREAATFGIDAERLAVGGDSAGGTLATVCAVLARDAGIRVALQMLIYPGVTGFQDTESHARLANGYLLTQDTIQWFFTQYVRDRADRDDWRFAPLDGTRDAPSFAGVAPAWIATAEYDPLSDEGAAYAEKLRAAGNAVTLVCYPGMIHEFFKMGGYVPEVRAAHADAVAALKAAFDDV, encoded by the coding sequence ATGCCGCTGAATCCGAAGATCGCCCAGGTGCTCGACATGATCGAGCGCGCGAAACGTCCGTCCTATCACCACCAGACGCCGCAGCAGGCGCGCGCCGCGTACGAGAAGAGCGCGCCGATCCTCGACGTCGCACCGGCGCCGATGCATTCGGTCGAGGCGTGCGTCGTGCCGACGCGCGATGGCCGCACGATCGGCGCGCGGTTGTACCTGCCGGTCGCGCCGAGCCTCGCGGAGCCGCTGCCCGCGCTCGTCTACTACCACGGCGGTGGCTTCACGGTCGGCAGCGTCGATACGCACGATGCGCTGTGCCGGATGTTCGCGCACGATGCGCAATGTGCGGTGCTGTCGGTCGGCTACCGGCTCGCGCCCGAACACAGGTTTCCGACCGCGGTGAACGACGCCGACGACGCGTTGCAATGGCTGCATCGCGAAGCGGCCACGTTCGGCATCGATGCCGAACGATTGGCCGTCGGTGGCGACAGCGCGGGCGGCACACTCGCGACCGTCTGCGCGGTGCTCGCACGCGACGCAGGCATTCGCGTTGCGCTGCAGATGCTGATCTACCCGGGCGTGACGGGCTTCCAGGATACCGAATCGCATGCACGGCTCGCGAACGGCTACCTGCTGACGCAGGACACGATCCAGTGGTTCTTCACGCAATACGTGCGCGATCGGGCGGACCGCGACGACTGGCGTTTCGCACCGCTCGACGGCACGCGCGATGCGCCGTCGTTCGCGGGCGTTGCGCCGGCGTGGATTGCGACGGCCGAATACGATCCGTTGAGCGACGAAGGCGCCGCGTATGCGGAGAAGTTGCGCGCGGCGGGAAACGCGGTCACGCTGGTCTGCTATCCGGGGATGATCCACGAATTCTTCAAGATGGGCGGCTACGTGCCCGAGGTGCGGGCCGCGCATGCCGACGCGGTCGCGGCGTTGAAGGCCGCATTCGACGACGTTTGA
- a CDS encoding PaaI family thioesterase encodes MSDAATPTDGPSIESPFVDMLGVQLVSAKDGASEIVLPLEERHMNTWSIAHGGVTMTLADIALAMAARSLTDDGIGVVTVEMKVNFMQPGRGELRAYGRVMHRSTTMAYCEGEVRDSDGNFVAKALGTFKYMRRLAVGRDIKRQRSRTAPDAQPGPSDA; translated from the coding sequence ATGAGCGACGCGGCAACCCCGACGGACGGCCCGTCGATCGAAAGCCCGTTCGTCGATATGCTCGGCGTGCAGCTCGTGTCCGCGAAGGACGGCGCAAGCGAGATTGTGCTGCCGCTCGAGGAGCGGCACATGAACACGTGGAGCATCGCGCACGGCGGCGTGACGATGACGCTCGCGGACATCGCGCTCGCGATGGCCGCACGCAGCCTGACCGACGACGGTATCGGCGTCGTCACGGTCGAGATGAAGGTGAACTTCATGCAGCCGGGGCGCGGCGAGCTGCGCGCTTACGGGCGCGTGATGCATCGCTCGACGACGATGGCGTACTGCGAAGGCGAAGTGCGCGACAGCGACGGCAATTTCGTCGCGAAGGCGCTCGGCACGTTCAAGTACATGCGGCGGCTCGCGGTGGGCCGCGACATCAAGCGGCAACGTTCGCGCACGGCGCCGGACGCCCAGCCCGGCCCGAGCGACGCGTAA
- a CDS encoding Dabb family protein: MIRHIVMWKLKESAEGATRAQNALKLKEKLEGCRDLVPGTLQIDVGVATPGLDATADIVLVSDFADKAALDAYQVHPVHQEVKKFVVAVAESRECVDYIVDSAR, encoded by the coding sequence GTGATCCGTCATATCGTCATGTGGAAGTTGAAAGAATCGGCCGAAGGCGCGACGCGCGCACAAAACGCGCTGAAGCTGAAGGAAAAGCTCGAAGGCTGCCGCGACCTCGTGCCGGGCACGCTGCAGATCGATGTCGGCGTGGCGACGCCCGGCCTCGACGCGACCGCCGACATCGTGCTGGTATCCGATTTCGCGGATAAGGCCGCACTCGATGCCTACCAGGTGCATCCGGTTCACCAGGAAGTGAAGAAATTCGTCGTCGCGGTGGCCGAATCGCGCGAGTGCGTCGACTACATCGTCGACAGCGCACGATGA